Proteins from one Mesorhizobium sp. AR10 genomic window:
- a CDS encoding FMN-binding negative transcriptional regulator has protein sequence MYVPPHFDEPSQEALHDLIETSALGVLITHGRSGLDANHIPFDLNRSQGENGTLHCHVARNNPVWQDVSTGDEVLVVFRAADAYISPQWYPSKQEFHRQVPTWNYLVAHAYGRITVRDDESYVRHNVARLTRRHEAAQPVPWKMGDAPRDFIDTMVKAIVGVEIEITRLVGKAKLSQNKEPRDIRNAGEVLNAKGDRRLGEAMLAAAASKSEQG, from the coding sequence ATGTATGTACCTCCACATTTCGACGAACCCAGCCAAGAGGCTCTCCACGATCTGATCGAGACGAGTGCCCTCGGCGTATTGATCACCCATGGCAGGAGCGGCCTCGATGCCAATCACATTCCCTTCGACCTCAATAGGTCGCAGGGTGAAAACGGCACACTTCACTGCCACGTCGCCCGTAACAACCCCGTCTGGCAGGACGTGTCGACCGGCGATGAGGTGCTCGTCGTGTTCCGCGCGGCCGACGCCTATATCTCGCCGCAATGGTATCCGAGCAAGCAGGAGTTCCACCGGCAGGTGCCGACCTGGAACTACCTCGTTGCACATGCATACGGACGGATCACCGTCCGTGACGACGAGAGCTATGTCCGTCACAACGTCGCCAGACTGACCCGCAGGCACGAGGCGGCCCAGCCTGTCCCGTGGAAGATGGGTGACGCGCCCAGGGACTTTATCGACACAATGGTCAAGGCGATCGTCGGGGTGGAGATCGAAATTACCCGTCTAGTGGGCAAAGCCAAGCTCAGCCAGAACAAAGAACCGCGCGACATTCGCAATGCCGGCGAAGTGCTGAACGCCAAAGGCGACCGGCGCCTAGGCGAAGCGATGCTTGCGGCCGCCGCCTCGAAGTCCGAACAGGGCTGA
- a CDS encoding AAA family ATPase, with translation MTDIDRYAWQALNRHFKTDDLTGLASSRRKFAAHMLPDLQTVIEEQITTLSPKLIGVHQWDEFEAMKLSDMVIRDGDAVALTPLQYQDIDIGEDVPYASLHNGLWLFLVGQEPVAILLSQFFDHWGGRTVQVEIAYLPGEQACAFSRGFLSKIQAAGESSRYYRNKVLSFEFDARNSGMPGTIRVHRLPAVPRNDVVLSEATMARLDANVFDFDRHREGLKRLGQHAQKGILLYGPPGTGKTHVIRYVSANLPGRTTVLVTAEQTTDIACYIALARTLQPSIVVLEDVDLVGRSRENIYSSKAECLLNRLLNEIDGLEPNADILFLLTTNRPEDIEDALASRPGRVDEAIEIPLPDAGCRERLIALYGRALVFEDGALADAVARSENSSAAYVKEMVRRLAQRSLARDGSDVVSREDVEMVFGDTRTLSSRLNSRLLGLSEKTSRGQRAEEDESGCCG, from the coding sequence GTGACCGATATCGATCGCTATGCCTGGCAGGCACTAAATCGGCATTTCAAAACCGATGATTTGACGGGTCTCGCTAGCTCGCGCCGAAAGTTTGCTGCCCATATGCTGCCTGACCTTCAAACGGTCATTGAAGAGCAGATTACGACTTTATCTCCCAAGCTCATCGGCGTCCACCAGTGGGACGAGTTCGAAGCCATGAAGCTGTCGGACATGGTGATTCGCGACGGTGACGCCGTTGCGCTGACACCCTTGCAATATCAGGACATCGATATCGGCGAAGATGTGCCCTACGCGTCTCTGCACAATGGCCTCTGGTTGTTCCTTGTGGGCCAAGAGCCTGTCGCGATCCTCCTATCGCAGTTTTTTGACCACTGGGGCGGCCGAACGGTTCAAGTGGAAATCGCCTATCTGCCTGGCGAGCAGGCATGCGCCTTCTCGCGCGGATTTCTGAGCAAAATCCAGGCGGCAGGCGAAAGCTCGCGATACTACCGCAACAAGGTTCTCTCTTTCGAATTCGATGCACGAAACTCCGGGATGCCGGGAACGATTCGGGTTCATCGCCTTCCCGCCGTACCCCGGAACGACGTGGTGCTTTCGGAGGCAACTATGGCGCGTCTTGATGCCAACGTCTTCGACTTTGATCGACACCGAGAGGGGTTGAAGCGCCTCGGCCAACACGCGCAAAAGGGTATTCTGCTTTATGGTCCCCCTGGCACAGGCAAGACGCACGTCATCCGTTATGTTTCTGCCAACCTGCCCGGACGCACTACCGTTCTGGTTACGGCTGAGCAGACAACGGATATTGCGTGCTACATCGCGTTGGCCCGCACCCTTCAGCCGAGCATCGTCGTACTTGAAGACGTGGATCTGGTGGGTCGGTCGCGAGAAAACATTTACAGCTCAAAAGCCGAATGCTTGCTCAACCGTCTGTTGAACGAGATCGATGGCCTTGAACCAAATGCAGATATCCTCTTCCTCCTAACGACGAACCGGCCGGAGGACATTGAGGACGCGCTCGCCTCGCGCCCAGGCCGCGTGGACGAAGCAATTGAGATCCCGCTTCCCGACGCCGGTTGCCGCGAGCGGCTGATCGCGCTGTATGGTCGTGCGCTCGTCTTCGAAGACGGGGCGCTGGCGGATGCCGTCGCACGCTCGGAGAACAGCAGCGCGGCCTATGTCAAGGAGATGGTCCGTCGTTTGGCTCAACGGAGCCTGGCACGGGATGGCAGTGATGTCGTCTCGCGCGAGGATGTGGAGATGGTCTTCGGCGACACCCGAACATTGTCGAGCCGTCTCAATAGCCGCCTTCTCGGCCTCAGTGAGAAAACCTCAAGAGGGCAAAGAGCCGAAGAAGATGAGAGTGGGTGCTGCGGCTAA
- a CDS encoding IS630 family transposase (programmed frameshift), with amino-acid sequence MTRALSNDLRERVVEAVGAGENCRTVASRFGVAVSSVVKWSQRYRATGSVAPGKMGGHRKRILEPHRAFIVERINQTSELSLHRLKDELEARGVKVSHNTIWMFLRREGLSFKKTLFALEQARADIARRRQRWRSWQTGLDPQCLVFIDETWIKTNMAPLRGWGPKGKRLRGLAPHGHWRTLTFLGALRWDRLAAPCVFDGPINGQCFRAYVEQQLVTVLKPGDIVVMDNLGSHKSAAIRQMIKAAGARLWYLPPYSPDLNPIEQAFAKIKHWMRQAQKRTVEETWRHIGHLVETIEAAECKNYFENAGYASVKT; translated from the exons ATGACGCGAGCGCTTTCAAACGATCTTCGTGAGCGTGTTGTTGAAGCAGTTGGCGCAGGCGAGAATTGCCGTACCGTGGCATCGCGCTTTGGCGTTGCAGTTTCCTCTGTCGTGAAGTGGTCGCAGCGCTATCGAGCGACCGGCTCGGTGGCGCCGGGCAAGATGGGCGGACATCGCAAGCGCATTCTTGAGCCGCATCGGGCCTTCATCGTGGAGCGGATCAATCAGACCTCTGAGCTGAGTTTGCATAGGCTGAAAGACGAGTTGGAAGCGCGCGGGGTCAAGGTCTCGCACAATACGATCTGGATGTTCCTGCGCCGCGAGGGCCTGAGCTTC AAAAAAACACTGTTCGCCCTTGAGCAGGCCCGCGCTGATATTGCCCGCAGGCGCCAGCGATGGCGATCTTGGCAGACCGGTCTCGATCCACAGTGCCTGGTCTTCATCGATGAGACCTGGATCAAGACCAACATGGCTCCGCTGCGCGGTTGGGGGCCGAAGGGCAAGCGGCTGCGCGGCCTGGCGCCGCACGGCCACTGGCGCACGCTGACCTTCCTTGGCGCGCTGCGCTGGGATCGGCTCGCAGCACCTTGTGTCTTCGACGGACCGATCAACGGCCAATGCTTCCGCGCTTATGTCGAGCAGCAGCTCGTCACCGTTCTGAAGCCCGGCGACATCGTCGTCATGGATAATCTGGGAAGTCATAAGTCGGCGGCCATCAGGCAGATGATCAAGGCTGCCGGCGCCAGGCTTTGGTACCTGCCGCCTTACTCTCCGGACCTCAATCCGATTGAGCAGGCCTTCGCCAAGATCAAACACTGGATGCGCCAGGCTCAGAAACGCACTGTCGAGGAAACTTGGCGCCACATCGGCCACCTCGTCGAAACCATCGAGGCAGCCGAATGCAAGAATTACTTCGAAAATGCGGGATACGCTTCCGTCAAAACATGA
- the fdxB gene encoding ferredoxin III, nif-specific encodes MRSTFTTRDGSIWMPEYLTAIDGRTCIGCGRCFKVCSREVMHLHGVDDAGEILGVCDGEDDDFDGKLNRMIMVVDHAGRCIGCGACARVCPKNCQTHVAADQVAA; translated from the coding sequence ATGAGGAGCACATTCACCACCCGCGACGGCTCCATATGGATGCCGGAATATCTGACCGCTATAGATGGCAGGACTTGTATCGGCTGCGGCCGCTGTTTCAAGGTCTGCTCGCGCGAGGTCATGCACCTTCACGGCGTCGATGACGCGGGTGAAATCCTCGGCGTCTGCGACGGCGAGGACGACGACTTCGATGGCAAGCTCAATCGCATGATCATGGTTGTCGATCATGCCGGCCGCTGCATTGGCTGCGGAGCCTGCGCCCGCGTTTGCCCGAAGAACTGCCAGACCCATGTTGCGGCCGACCAGGTCGCAGCATGA
- a CDS encoding CCE_0567 family metalloprotein: protein MSNLDEMGKKVRKLQLRAAVAKMKLRDLAEDLPVQWTELEEVAEKAYAVFAELDDAKRELAAMKNLR, encoded by the coding sequence ATGTCAAACCTGGATGAGATGGGGAAGAAAGTCCGAAAGCTTCAGCTGCGCGCGGCAGTTGCGAAGATGAAATTGCGCGACCTTGCAGAGGATCTCCCGGTCCAATGGACTGAGCTAGAGGAGGTTGCCGAGAAAGCGTACGCCGTTTTTGCCGAGTTGGATGATGCCAAGAGAGAGCTCGCTGCAATGAAGAATTTACGATGA
- a CDS encoding NifX-associated nitrogen fixation protein — protein sequence MSDAAVSPAVNEHEAALATPFVKCLVRLIRAQDFDGSWRGKADTELLAGFIITKEQRRAIPIIGDPDPDVLWRLDMFYTAVSLAIEERSGLITSPMKEMKPMGASGAWFPRPGGWSFCRDVHRFGFETFRKLAEAGTKLVDDATAAIGFPPWRGREETDFEEDLCQTWMRWGRKSESFSCARQLRR from the coding sequence ATGTCTGATGCCGCGGTTAGCCCTGCTGTAAACGAGCACGAGGCGGCCCTTGCCACCCCGTTTGTCAAATGCCTCGTGCGGCTGATCCGTGCTCAAGACTTCGACGGCTCATGGCGAGGCAAGGCTGACACCGAGCTGCTGGCCGGCTTCATCATCACGAAGGAACAGCGCCGTGCCATCCCCATCATCGGCGATCCTGATCCGGACGTGCTGTGGAGGCTGGACATGTTTTACACCGCCGTCAGTCTTGCGATCGAGGAGCGCTCCGGCCTGATCACATCGCCAATGAAGGAGATGAAACCGATGGGGGCTTCGGGCGCCTGGTTTCCACGGCCGGGCGGTTGGTCGTTCTGTCGAGACGTCCACCGGTTTGGCTTCGAGACGTTCCGGAAACTCGCGGAGGCCGGTACGAAACTGGTCGACGATGCGACTGCAGCTATTGGCTTCCCGCCGTGGCGCGGCCGTGAAGAAACCGATTTCGAGGAGGATTTATGTCAAACCTGGATGAGATGGGGAAGAAAGTCCGAAAGCTTCAGCTGCGCGCGGCAGTTGCGAAGATGA
- a CDS encoding TlpA disulfide reductase family protein → MILQMGSPAPSIKVEDWPRGQPLTNFQPGKVYIVEFWATWCGPCVAAMPHLVQLQEKYKDSGLEVVGVAADEDAPTAEEARTKLDAWLTEKCSNLNYRIAFDHTGEMNKLWMEPSLSVGIPASFVVDRDGHIAFIGDPADLEDVLPKVLNGSWRSSDEAKAADTRRVASNQRTARELSLTMPIYAKLRPAMEAEDWMAALTAIEEGLALMPDDSGFRETHANLLLHKRRDMRAGLPAMRQLVEDAIDKKFEAVSWMVMALNQLFDPEMDNSHLPRAERFAMGDKLSEQILTLNPPQGDGPLKFRWYLPVAQYYYESGNKDRAMELIEVALKSLGDPETMPDHFKQYYLSPLLQALANYTGEHACYADLCVVPQNKTSETQTAVAS, encoded by the coding sequence ATGATATTGCAGATGGGGTCCCCGGCTCCTTCGATCAAAGTGGAGGACTGGCCGCGTGGCCAGCCCCTCACGAACTTCCAGCCCGGCAAAGTGTACATCGTCGAATTTTGGGCGACTTGGTGCGGACCATGCGTGGCGGCGATGCCCCACCTGGTGCAGCTGCAGGAGAAATACAAGGACAGCGGACTTGAGGTCGTCGGCGTCGCGGCTGATGAAGACGCTCCAACGGCCGAAGAGGCCCGCACCAAGTTGGACGCGTGGTTGACCGAAAAGTGCTCGAATCTGAACTATCGGATCGCGTTCGACCACACAGGCGAAATGAACAAGCTTTGGATGGAACCCAGCTTGTCCGTCGGGATTCCGGCCTCGTTCGTGGTCGACCGAGACGGCCACATCGCCTTTATCGGCGACCCGGCGGACCTCGAGGACGTTTTGCCGAAGGTTCTTAACGGCAGCTGGCGCAGCAGCGATGAAGCGAAAGCCGCCGATACACGGCGAGTCGCTAGTAACCAACGCACAGCACGCGAACTATCGCTGACCATGCCGATATACGCCAAACTTCGGCCGGCGATGGAGGCCGAGGATTGGATGGCGGCACTCACGGCCATCGAAGAAGGCCTCGCCTTAATGCCAGATGATAGCGGGTTCCGGGAAACTCATGCGAATCTACTGCTTCACAAGCGGCGCGACATGCGGGCCGGCTTGCCAGCCATGCGCCAATTAGTCGAGGACGCGATCGACAAAAAATTCGAGGCCGTGTCTTGGATGGTCATGGCCCTGAACCAACTCTTCGATCCGGAAATGGACAACTCCCATCTCCCCCGTGCTGAGCGCTTTGCGATGGGCGACAAGCTCTCGGAACAGATCCTGACACTGAATCCCCCACAAGGCGACGGACCCCTTAAATTCCGTTGGTACCTCCCGGTCGCTCAGTATTATTACGAGAGCGGCAACAAGGATCGCGCGATGGAGTTGATCGAGGTGGCATTGAAATCTCTGGGTGATCCGGAGACAATGCCGGACCACTTCAAACAGTACTACCTTAGCCCATTGCTCCAAGCCCTGGCCAACTACACGGGTGAGCACGCCTGTTACGCGGATCTTTGCGTGGTTCCGCAAAACAAGACTTCCGAAACTCAAACCGCAGTCGCCTCATGA
- a CDS encoding transposase, whose translation MSDSMSHHRTFEILTAEPVPSRRKPRHRSDEEKARLVAEAFSPGGNVSAVARSEGLDPSQLYAWRRKALSSGMVAPLTEGASKPAKFTRFEAVGSDTVEIVIGDAVVRAGGDVDPDRLARIIRAVRKA comes from the coding sequence ATGAGCGACAGTATGAGCCATCATCGAACATTCGAGATTTTGACGGCGGAGCCTGTGCCGTCCCGACGCAAGCCGCGCCATCGGTCGGACGAAGAGAAGGCACGGCTTGTCGCCGAAGCGTTCTCGCCAGGGGGTAATGTGTCGGCGGTTGCGCGTTCCGAGGGGCTGGACCCCTCGCAGCTCTATGCGTGGCGCCGCAAGGCGCTTTCGTCGGGCATGGTTGCGCCACTGACGGAGGGAGCGAGCAAGCCGGCGAAGTTCACGCGCTTTGAAGCGGTGGGCAGCGACACGGTGGAAATCGTCATTGGCGACGCAGTGGTGCGCGCCGGCGGCGATGTCGATCCCGATCGCCTGGCGAGGATCATCCGCGCGGTTCGTAAGGCATGA
- the tnpB gene encoding IS66 family insertion sequence element accessory protein TnpB (TnpB, as the term is used for proteins encoded by IS66 family insertion elements, is considered an accessory protein, since TnpC, encoded by a neighboring gene, is a DDE family transposase.) translates to MIASGVVVYVSCQPVDFRKGAASLMALVRDGGLDPFSGALHVFRSKRADRVRIVWWDGSGVCLYSKTLEDHSFCWPGISAARMRLDHAQLMALLAGLDWKKIRPARVRRPLSTG, encoded by the coding sequence ATGATCGCTTCCGGTGTGGTGGTTTACGTGTCGTGCCAGCCGGTCGACTTCCGCAAGGGCGCGGCATCTTTGATGGCGCTGGTCAGGGATGGCGGCCTGGACCCATTCTCGGGGGCACTTCACGTATTCCGTTCGAAGCGTGCGGACCGGGTTCGCATCGTGTGGTGGGACGGCAGCGGGGTTTGTCTTTATTCGAAGACTCTGGAAGATCACAGCTTCTGCTGGCCGGGGATATCGGCCGCGCGCATGCGTCTCGACCACGCCCAGTTGATGGCGCTTCTGGCCGGACTGGACTGGAAAAAGATTCGTCCGGCCAGGGTCAGGCGGCCGTTATCGACGGGCTGA
- a CDS encoding omptin family outer membrane protease, with amino-acid sequence MVDYDWVAPYSVDDDDWVAPSFAAADWWHQSIHPDTHLDRYISLDMAVGRDVVINDATAINLHGGFKYTNVMWSAYGGSFVYSEIRFRDTRGKFQDGELGISYEQRYPGVFLGAESITKFGNLTLSGLLRGGLTIDANDIDHHWTGKPRLFEDAFGVIPFISVGAKADFQMTERASLFLAGNFDKYFRQKGDTTMWGAESAIFKDGAGMEFYAFTVSAGFKLTF; translated from the coding sequence ATGGTAGACTATGATTGGGTTGCACCATATTCCGTTGATGACGATGATTGGGTTGCACCGAGCTTTGCTGCTGCCGATTGGTGGCATCAGTCGATCCACCCCGACACTCACCTTGACCGCTACATCAGCCTAGACATGGCAGTAGGCCGAGACGTCGTGATCAACGATGCCACGGCCATCAACCTGCATGGCGGCTTCAAGTACACCAACGTGATGTGGAGCGCCTATGGCGGTTCGTTCGTCTATAGTGAGATACGCTTCCGCGACACTCGCGGTAAGTTCCAGGACGGCGAACTTGGCATCAGTTACGAACAGCGCTATCCGGGCGTTTTCCTTGGTGCGGAATCGATCACGAAATTCGGCAATTTGACGCTCTCGGGTCTGCTCCGCGGCGGCCTTACCATCGACGCAAACGATATTGACCATCACTGGACGGGCAAGCCTCGGCTGTTTGAAGATGCCTTCGGTGTCATCCCCTTTATCTCGGTCGGCGCCAAGGCCGATTTTCAAATGACCGAACGCGCCAGCCTCTTCCTAGCCGGCAATTTCGATAAGTACTTCCGCCAGAAAGGCGATACCACAATGTGGGGCGCCGAAAGCGCGATCTTCAAGGATGGCGCTGGCATGGAGTTCTATGCCTTCACCGTGTCGGCCGGCTTCAAGCTGACGTTTTGA
- a CDS encoding dicarboxylate/amino acid:cation symporter, translating into MLAPEIRSANAGPHKPHFARLYVQVLAAIALGVALGYFYPEIGESVKPLGDAFIKLVKMVIAPVIFLTIATGIAGMNDLQKLGRVAGKAMFYFLTFSTLALIVGLIVANVVQPGAGLNIDPASLDAQAVSTYAAKAHQQSVIGFLMNIIPSTVVGAFAEGDILQVLFFSVLFGIALAKGGDTGKPVLSLLQALIAPVFKLVGILMKAAPIGAFGAMAFTIGKYGIGSMVNLALLVATFYLTAFLFVFGVLGAVCRYNGFSIFSLIRYIKEELLLVLATSSSEAALPSLMEKIERAGAKRSVVGLVIPAGYSFNLDGTNIYMTLAALFIAQATNTDLSIVDQVLLLLVAMLSSKGSAGVTGAGFITLAATLAVVPSVPVAGLALILGVDRFMSECRALTNLVGNAVAALVIARWEGELDKAQLEAAFSGHQLAETLNRPIDRAPIAPAKWPGP; encoded by the coding sequence GTGTTAGCTCCAGAGATCCGCAGCGCGAACGCAGGCCCTCATAAACCCCATTTTGCGCGGCTTTACGTGCAGGTGCTTGCCGCAATCGCGCTTGGCGTCGCACTTGGCTATTTCTATCCGGAGATCGGCGAAAGCGTGAAGCCACTCGGAGATGCATTCATCAAGCTCGTCAAGATGGTCATCGCGCCTGTCATCTTCCTGACAATTGCGACCGGCATCGCCGGCATGAACGATCTTCAGAAGTTGGGCCGGGTCGCCGGGAAGGCGATGTTCTATTTCCTAACCTTCTCGACGCTGGCACTGATCGTCGGCCTCATAGTTGCTAATGTCGTTCAGCCCGGCGCCGGCCTCAACATCGATCCGGCGTCGCTCGATGCCCAGGCGGTGAGCACCTATGCCGCAAAGGCGCACCAGCAGTCGGTGATCGGCTTCCTGATGAACATCATCCCGTCAACGGTCGTCGGTGCCTTCGCGGAGGGCGACATCCTGCAGGTCCTGTTCTTCTCGGTTCTGTTCGGCATCGCTCTGGCAAAGGGCGGAGACACGGGGAAGCCTGTGCTTTCTCTGCTCCAGGCGCTCATCGCGCCGGTGTTCAAGCTGGTCGGCATTCTGATGAAGGCCGCACCGATCGGGGCTTTCGGCGCGATGGCCTTCACCATCGGCAAATATGGAATCGGTTCGATGGTCAACCTCGCCCTGCTGGTCGCGACGTTCTATCTCACCGCGTTCCTATTCGTGTTCGGGGTGCTCGGCGCGGTCTGCCGTTACAACGGCTTCTCCATCTTTTCTCTCATTCGCTACATCAAGGAAGAGCTGCTGCTTGTTCTGGCAACGTCCTCTTCGGAGGCCGCGCTCCCCTCGCTCATGGAGAAGATTGAGCGGGCTGGCGCCAAACGTTCTGTCGTGGGTCTCGTCATCCCGGCAGGATATTCATTCAATTTGGACGGCACCAATATTTATATGACGCTGGCCGCCCTCTTCATAGCACAAGCGACGAACACGGATCTGTCGATCGTCGATCAGGTGCTTCTGCTGCTCGTTGCGATGCTTTCCTCAAAGGGTTCTGCAGGCGTAACAGGTGCGGGCTTCATCACGCTTGCCGCTACGCTCGCCGTAGTACCCAGTGTCCCCGTCGCTGGCCTCGCTCTTATCCTTGGCGTCGACCGCTTCATGTCGGAGTGCCGAGCGCTGACGAACTTGGTCGGCAACGCGGTGGCAGCGCTCGTCATCGCCCGCTGGGAGGGCGAATTGGATAAAGCGCAGTTGGAAGCCGCCTTCTCCGGTCATCAGCTTGCGGAGACATTAAACCGGCCGATCGATCGTGCGCCCATCGCGCCTGCTAAGTGGCCGGGCCCGTGA
- a CDS encoding IS5 family transposase → MWTEQSRGRVAKIARKTKRYPCDLTDEEWERIAPLMPVPGRRGRPREVDFREVINAVRYLVRSGCGWRMLPIHFGPWQTVYSWFRELARRFLFQTIHDVELMLDRERQGREPSPSAGVIDSQSIKAPHAKARGYDAGKKIVGRKRHIAVDTDGRLLMVNLTTADISDSAGAQAILDGIRKRWPWVKHLFADGAYDRLKLMDKACYLDFIVEIIRRSDDQKGFKVLPRRWVVERTFGWMIRWRRLVRDYEQRIDVSQAMILVAMGGIMLRRNAHP, encoded by the coding sequence ATGTGGACCGAACAGAGCCGTGGCCGTGTTGCCAAGATCGCGCGTAAGACGAAGCGTTATCCGTGTGATCTGACAGATGAGGAATGGGAGCGGATCGCGCCACTGATGCCGGTTCCTGGTCGGCGTGGGCGTCCCCGCGAGGTGGATTTTCGGGAGGTAATCAACGCGGTGCGCTATCTGGTGCGCTCAGGCTGTGGGTGGCGGATGTTGCCTATTCATTTTGGGCCGTGGCAGACGGTCTATAGCTGGTTCCGCGAGTTGGCACGGCGCTTCCTGTTTCAGACGATCCACGACGTGGAACTGATGCTCGACCGCGAGCGGCAGGGTCGCGAACCTTCACCCAGCGCTGGTGTGATTGATAGTCAGTCGATCAAGGCACCCCATGCAAAAGCACGAGGCTACGACGCGGGTAAGAAGATCGTCGGGCGCAAGCGCCATATTGCGGTCGATACGGACGGACGGCTCCTGATGGTCAACCTGACCACCGCTGACATCTCCGACAGCGCGGGTGCGCAGGCGATACTCGACGGCATCCGCAAACGCTGGCCGTGGGTCAAGCATCTCTTCGCCGACGGGGCCTATGACCGGCTCAAGCTGATGGATAAGGCCTGCTATCTCGACTTCATCGTCGAGATCATCCGCCGCTCCGACGACCAGAAAGGCTTCAAGGTTCTACCGCGTCGCTGGGTCGTCGAACGGACGTTCGGATGGATGATCCGGTGGCGACGCCTCGTGCGCGATTACGAGCAGCGCATCGATGTCTCGCAGGCCATGATCCTCGTCGCCATGGGCGGCATCATGCTACGCAGAAACGCCCATCCGTGA
- a CDS encoding LacI family DNA-binding transcriptional regulator, with the protein MAKRPTIVDLAREAGVSVATVDRVLNARLPVREETARRVHEAAHAIGYHAAGLITHRLKRHLPRYRLGFILRNPAQHFYQEFAREVEASVSLSQSFHGIPLIEFAPSHLPGDLIPLLKSLGNRCDAIAMVAPDHPKITAAVEELKAKGIPVFSLLSDFACGVREGYIGLNNRKVGRTAAWMFSKAAKRPGKVAVFVGSHRFQGHELREVAFRSYFRENAPTFEVLDTLVNLEERQITYEAMLDLIQREPELVGFYMAGGGMEGAISALREEGKGVDLVAIVNEITPETRAALADEIVTMAVATPLRRLCQELMLLIDRGIKTGTAEMPGQTFLPFDIYVPENI; encoded by the coding sequence ATGGCCAAACGTCCCACAATTGTCGATCTTGCCCGCGAAGCCGGGGTCAGTGTTGCAACGGTCGATCGGGTTCTGAACGCCCGCCTTCCTGTGCGCGAGGAGACTGCGCGGCGCGTCCACGAAGCAGCCCACGCGATCGGCTATCATGCTGCCGGTCTCATCACGCACCGCTTGAAGCGGCACCTGCCGCGCTACCGGCTGGGCTTCATCTTGAGAAACCCGGCCCAGCATTTCTACCAAGAGTTCGCGCGCGAGGTCGAGGCCTCGGTAAGTTTGTCCCAATCCTTCCACGGCATTCCGCTCATCGAATTTGCTCCGTCACATTTGCCCGGGGATCTGATCCCGCTCCTTAAGAGCCTTGGGAACCGCTGCGACGCGATCGCCATGGTGGCGCCGGACCACCCGAAGATCACGGCAGCGGTCGAGGAGCTCAAGGCGAAAGGCATCCCGGTGTTCTCGCTGCTTTCTGACTTCGCCTGCGGGGTGCGCGAGGGTTACATCGGTCTTAATAATCGCAAAGTCGGGCGGACGGCCGCTTGGATGTTTTCCAAGGCCGCCAAACGGCCTGGGAAGGTGGCCGTGTTTGTTGGCAGCCACCGTTTCCAGGGGCATGAGCTCCGGGAGGTCGCCTTTCGTTCCTATTTCCGTGAGAACGCACCTACCTTCGAAGTGCTCGATACGCTCGTGAACCTGGAAGAGCGGCAGATCACTTACGAAGCCATGCTGGATCTCATTCAGCGGGAACCTGAGCTCGTGGGCTTCTATATGGCCGGCGGAGGCATGGAGGGCGCTATCTCCGCGCTGCGCGAAGAGGGCAAAGGTGTGGATCTTGTCGCGATCGTGAATGAAATCACGCCCGAGACGCGGGCAGCGCTCGCAGATGAAATCGTCACCATGGCCGTCGCCACTCCACTGCGTCGGCTTTGCCAGGAGCTGATGTTACTCATAGACCGAGGCATCAAGACCGGCACCGCGGAAATGCCGGGCCAGACATTTCTGCCGTTCGACATCTATGTCCCGGAAAACATCTGA